From the Flavimarina sp. Hel_I_48 genome, one window contains:
- a CDS encoding ATP-dependent endonuclease, translated as MKIKKIEVENFRLLKTFSMDLENELSLVTGKNNTGKTSILSVLDKFINEKSKFSYDDFNIDFKNELEGLIKLADVPDEFLPKGIKLKIYIEYNDTDDLSNVSRVLMDLDPDNNNIVLGFEYTVIYDDFLKIKADYGAFAASENAKNVKKKEYRPRELKDFLKQNLEVYFKIHKFSFEYDTATKEITETKPIDLISENINLKDIISFKYISARRDVTNKEKENTLSKQTSSLYKKKEDSSDKTQTTEDFKDQLSETDSTLSDIYKDLFKDVIKKVQDFGGIKLNDTDIAIISTLQHRELLEGNTTVVYTHDDHKLPEHYNGLGYMNLISMIFEIEILVQDFKKDKDKKPADINLLIIEEPEAHTHPQMQYVFIKNIKKLLGEGIKRDDGINRPLQYIITTHSSHIVADSDFDDIKYLKAITKNNVTAKNLKDLRTQYDAVPKQYQFLKQYLTISRAEIFFADKAVLIEGDTERILIPTFMRKVDLEEASRLEAEGNEDTFLPLLSQNISIIEVGAYSQIFEKFIDFLGIKSVILTDIDSIKVTGQNATGKEEWGAYPVSEGTKTSNSAINHFLNAVTWDDLKSLPLANRTITVGSSTVCICYQQEESTYHARSFEDAFIHLNRAFVKRNKDTFQGIKNTIDFDDDAKSPYVLAANCVKKKTHFALDILYHSDEKFSNWNIPAYIKNGLLWLKDD; from the coding sequence ATGAAAATAAAAAAAATAGAAGTTGAAAATTTTCGATTACTGAAGACTTTCTCAATGGACCTTGAAAATGAACTTTCTCTTGTTACCGGGAAAAACAATACAGGAAAGACTTCTATTCTGTCAGTTCTTGATAAATTTATAAATGAGAAAAGTAAATTTTCTTATGATGATTTCAATATTGATTTTAAAAACGAGTTAGAAGGTTTAATCAAGTTGGCTGATGTTCCCGACGAATTCCTACCCAAAGGCATTAAACTGAAAATTTATATTGAATATAACGATACTGATGACTTATCTAATGTTAGCAGAGTATTGATGGATTTAGACCCTGATAATAATAATATTGTTTTAGGTTTTGAGTACACTGTAATCTATGATGATTTTTTAAAAATTAAAGCTGACTACGGAGCCTTCGCAGCCAGTGAAAATGCCAAAAATGTTAAGAAGAAAGAATATAGGCCAAGGGAACTAAAAGATTTTTTAAAGCAAAACTTAGAAGTTTACTTTAAAATTCATAAATTCTCTTTTGAGTACGATACTGCTACAAAAGAGATTACCGAAACTAAACCAATCGACCTTATTAGTGAAAATATTAATTTAAAAGATATTATCAGCTTCAAATACATAAGTGCAAGGAGAGACGTGACAAATAAGGAAAAGGAAAACACACTCTCAAAACAAACTTCTAGCCTTTATAAAAAGAAAGAAGATAGTAGCGATAAGACCCAAACTACAGAAGATTTCAAAGACCAGCTTTCGGAGACCGATAGTACCTTAAGCGACATCTACAAAGACTTGTTTAAAGATGTAATAAAAAAGGTACAGGATTTTGGTGGCATTAAGTTGAATGATACTGATATAGCAATTATTTCAACACTGCAACACCGAGAATTGCTTGAAGGGAATACTACAGTGGTGTACACTCACGATGACCATAAGTTACCAGAGCATTATAACGGTTTGGGTTATATGAATCTAATAAGTATGATTTTTGAAATTGAAATTCTTGTACAGGATTTCAAAAAAGATAAAGACAAAAAGCCAGCAGATATTAATTTGCTTATTATAGAAGAACCGGAAGCTCATACCCATCCCCAAATGCAGTATGTCTTTATAAAAAATATAAAAAAACTGCTTGGAGAAGGCATCAAAAGAGATGATGGTATAAACAGACCATTACAGTACATAATCACAACGCATTCATCTCACATTGTCGCAGATAGCGATTTCGATGATATTAAATATTTGAAAGCAATAACAAAGAATAATGTAACTGCGAAAAACCTGAAAGATTTAAGAACTCAATATGATGCTGTCCCAAAACAGTATCAATTCTTGAAGCAATATCTAACGATTAGTAGAGCTGAAATATTTTTTGCTGATAAAGCTGTTCTTATTGAGGGAGATACAGAAAGAATTTTGATACCAACTTTTATGCGAAAAGTTGATTTGGAAGAGGCTTCTCGTTTAGAAGCTGAAGGAAATGAAGATACCTTCTTACCGCTTTTATCGCAAAATATATCAATTATCGAAGTTGGGGCTTATTCTCAAATCTTTGAGAAGTTTATTGACTTCTTGGGTATTAAATCAGTGATATTAACAGACATAGATTCTATAAAAGTAACAGGTCAAAATGCAACAGGGAAAGAAGAATGGGGAGCATACCCTGTAAGTGAGGGCACAAAAACAAGTAATTCAGCAATTAATCATTTCTTGAATGCTGTAACTTGGGACGACTTAAAATCCTTACCTCTTGCTAATAGAACAATTACTGTCGGGAGTTCCACAGTTTGTATATGTTACCAACAGGAAGAAAGCACCTATCACGCAAGAAGTTTTGAAGATGCTTTTATACACCTAAATAGAGCATTTGTAAAACGAAATAAAGATACTTTCCAAGGGATAAAAAATACTATTGATTTTGATGATGATGCGAAAAGCCCTTATGTTTTAGCAGCGAATTGTGTTAAGAAGAAAACACATTTTGCTTTGGATATCTTATACCACAGTGATGAAAAATTCAGTAATTGGAATATTCCTGCTTACATTAAAAATGGTTTGTTATGGTTGAAGGACGATTAA
- a CDS encoding SDR family oxidoreductase yields the protein MDTKKVWFVTGASKGLGLALVNKLLAEGYSVAATSRNSTALHEAISEESASFLPIEVDLVNENSVAAAVSKTIEKFGKLDVVVNNAGYGQLGTLEETTDLESRQNFDANVFGSLNVIRNAMPHLRAQKSGSIINISSIAGMTGDFAGWGIYCASKFAVVGFTESLAAEVKEFGVHATVVYPGYFRTDFLTSGSLRTPKNEIASYTAARQLQTTHEKDIHGNQPGDPEKAAWALLELVNMENPPVNLVLGSDAFKIAVDKLSKLKDQISGFKALSTSTDY from the coding sequence ATGGACACAAAAAAAGTTTGGTTCGTCACAGGAGCTTCTAAAGGTTTAGGGTTGGCATTGGTAAACAAACTGTTGGCAGAAGGCTATTCCGTAGCAGCAACATCAAGAAATAGTACTGCTCTTCATGAGGCAATAAGTGAAGAGAGTGCATCTTTTCTTCCAATAGAGGTAGATTTGGTAAACGAAAATTCTGTTGCTGCCGCAGTTTCAAAAACGATCGAGAAATTCGGGAAATTAGATGTGGTGGTGAACAATGCAGGATACGGCCAACTGGGAACACTGGAGGAGACTACCGATTTGGAAAGCCGGCAGAATTTTGATGCTAACGTTTTCGGTTCATTGAATGTAATCAGAAACGCAATGCCTCATTTAAGAGCTCAAAAAAGCGGTTCAATAATCAATATCTCCTCAATAGCAGGAATGACAGGGGATTTTGCAGGTTGGGGCATCTATTGCGCCAGCAAATTTGCCGTTGTTGGTTTCACAGAATCACTGGCGGCCGAAGTGAAGGAGTTCGGAGTTCATGCAACTGTAGTTTACCCTGGTTATTTTCGTACAGATTTCTTAACTAGTGGTTCTCTTAGAACTCCAAAAAATGAAATTGCTTCTTACACTGCGGCAAGGCAACTTCAAACTACACACGAAAAAGATATCCACGGAAATCAACCCGGCGACCCTGAAAAAGCAGCCTGGGCATTGTTGGAACTGGTGAATATGGAAAATCCTCCGGTTAATTTGGTTTTGGGTTCTGATGCCTTTAAAATTGCTGTAGATAAATTGAGCAAACTAAAGGATCAAATTTCTGGTTTTAAAGCTTTAAGTACATCTACCGATTATTAA
- a CDS encoding type II toxin-antitoxin system ParD family antitoxin: MATIRKSLTITTSQEEWIKRQIENGGFANDSEYMRHLIRMDEESNREYLITKAAIQEGYDSGMSPKARSVDEIIEAAKNRKNSRTQNMKNV, from the coding sequence ATGGCAACTATCAGAAAATCATTGACTATAACCACCTCCCAAGAAGAATGGATCAAAAGGCAAATCGAGAATGGTGGATTTGCCAATGACAGCGAATATATGCGGCATTTAATACGTATGGATGAGGAAAGCAATAGGGAATATTTAATTACCAAAGCGGCCATCCAGGAAGGTTACGATAGCGGTATGAGTCCTAAGGCAAGATCTGTCGATGAAATTATCGAGGCTGCCAAAAATCGTAAGAACAGCAGGACTCAGAACATGAAGAATGTCTAG
- a CDS encoding type II toxin-antitoxin system RelE/ParE family toxin produces MSSYNLSSKADNDIDDIVDYTLETWGESQTHDYVSELFQLLQTLAESPEIGRSASEYAPSLKRYNFKSHTVFYEPTKNGIFVVRILGQRQDFKRHL; encoded by the coding sequence ATGTCTAGTTATAATTTATCGTCCAAAGCTGATAATGATATCGATGATATTGTGGATTACACTTTGGAGACCTGGGGCGAATCGCAGACACATGATTATGTATCCGAATTATTTCAGTTATTACAGACTCTTGCCGAAAGTCCCGAAATAGGGCGTAGTGCCTCTGAGTATGCCCCTTCATTAAAAAGATATAATTTCAAGTCGCACACGGTATTTTACGAACCAACCAAAAACGGCATATTCGTAGTCCGGATTTTAGGACAGCGGCAGGATTTTAAGAGGCACCTTTAA
- a CDS encoding UvrD-helicase domain-containing protein → MVEGRLNLEPEVQEIFQSIDNSRNFLLSGGAGSGKTYSLVNVIRQAIVENSTAKVACMTYTNAAVKEIEERVNHKNLNVSTIHDFLWDNIKHFQKELKEALISLSNNEEITKISIEEVNPVPDNYYSILPDGVQYKEFVRIREGIISHDELLIVANYLFEKYPKLSSIVKDKYKFFFIDEYQDTSKAVVETFLTHFKRSERKNIIGFFGDAMQSIYEDGIGNLDDYKGDDAEQVNEIPKKQNRRNPKLVIDLANKLRTDAITQEPSTDPKAPNMDNGVIKPGTVLFLHSTDANINKVEAFLTANYAWDFNNSKETKELNLTHNLIAGKQVLET, encoded by the coding sequence ATGGTTGAAGGACGATTAAATTTAGAACCAGAAGTACAGGAAATTTTTCAATCTATTGATAATAGCAGAAACTTTCTATTGAGCGGAGGTGCAGGCAGTGGAAAAACCTATTCATTAGTGAATGTAATTCGACAAGCAATAGTTGAAAATTCAACAGCTAAGGTTGCTTGTATGACATATACTAATGCAGCTGTTAAAGAAATTGAAGAAAGAGTAAATCACAAAAATCTTAATGTATCTACGATACACGATTTCTTATGGGATAACATTAAACACTTTCAAAAAGAGCTTAAAGAAGCACTTATTTCCTTATCGAATAATGAGGAAATAACCAAAATTTCTATTGAAGAAGTCAATCCCGTTCCGGATAATTATTATTCCATTTTACCTGATGGTGTACAGTACAAAGAGTTTGTTAGAATACGTGAAGGAATTATATCTCACGATGAATTACTTATAGTAGCAAACTATCTCTTTGAAAAGTATCCCAAACTTAGCAGCATCGTAAAAGATAAATACAAATTCTTTTTTATTGATGAATACCAGGATACAAGTAAAGCTGTCGTAGAAACATTTCTTACACATTTTAAGAGAAGTGAAAGAAAAAATATCATAGGCTTTTTTGGAGATGCTATGCAATCAATTTATGAAGATGGCATTGGTAACTTAGACGATTATAAGGGAGATGATGCAGAACAAGTAAACGAAATTCCAAAAAAACAAAATAGAAGAAATCCCAAACTTGTTATTGATTTGGCGAACAAACTTCGTACTGATGCTATAACTCAAGAACCATCTACCGACCCGAAAGCTCCCAATATGGATAATGGAGTAATAAAGCCAGGTACTGTTTTGTTTCTGCATTCCACTGATGCAAATATTAATAAGGTTGAAGCATTTTTAACAGCAAATTACGCCTGGGATTTTAATAATTCAAAGGAAACTAAGGAACTTAATCTCACTCACAATTTAATAGCAGGCAAGCAGGTTTTAGAAACCTGA
- a CDS encoding AAA family ATPase: MKVKKIRLKNGYRRFHDLTIDLGDNPHRIVALIGPNGCGKSSVMDGMLFIHNAYGYIGSKGPKDYSYHSMSGTPNYNWENISLEFDQGSYQSVRELKAKEGKDKTLFSLRSPYRYNSNLKVSQSQATSELRLNNYGASTSSDLDDKMEENYRRLYIKYRKYLNQADCRPSEAKAKIIGDLNSSIGNCLDLEIVSIGDIEANEGTLYFTKSDYSSNFEFNVLSSGEKEVVDILLDLYLRKDDYNDSIFLIDEPELHINTAIQKKLLLEINQLIGPNCQVWVATHSVGFLRALQVDLKNECQIIHFEGDRKWASEAQILHPITKSRYNWKTIFETALDDLTGLVSPKRIIYCEGKDKPGKNGEEKGFDAKVFNNIFGEKHHDTLFISSGGNTELDQRSEIALAILTKVFSNIEIWVLKDRDVSSGKQNDENDRQVYLKTNSENYRILRRWEIENYLFDKEVLEKFCSLNNLTFNEDEYDSFVKDIINQNVKDETNRIKNFCGVTTSINSEKFKLQLSEIITADMEVFKDFEESIFDRK; the protein is encoded by the coding sequence ATGAAAGTTAAAAAAATTCGACTAAAAAATGGTTATAGAAGATTTCATGATCTGACTATTGATTTAGGTGATAATCCTCACAGAATAGTTGCACTTATTGGCCCAAACGGTTGTGGCAAAAGCAGCGTTATGGATGGGATGCTATTCATTCACAATGCATATGGTTATATTGGTAGCAAAGGACCTAAAGACTACAGCTATCATTCTATGAGTGGAACCCCCAATTACAACTGGGAAAATATATCACTTGAATTTGACCAAGGCTCATATCAAAGTGTAAGAGAATTGAAAGCTAAGGAGGGAAAAGACAAAACATTGTTCTCTTTAAGAAGCCCCTATCGTTATAATAGTAATCTAAAAGTATCTCAATCACAGGCTACTTCAGAACTAAGACTGAATAACTATGGAGCTTCAACATCTTCCGATCTCGACGATAAAATGGAAGAAAATTATAGAAGGCTTTACATTAAATACAGAAAATATCTTAATCAAGCAGATTGTCGGCCAAGTGAAGCGAAAGCTAAGATAATTGGTGATCTCAACAGTTCAATAGGTAATTGTCTTGATTTAGAAATTGTAAGTATAGGAGATATAGAAGCTAACGAAGGAACTTTATATTTTACAAAATCCGATTATTCCTCTAATTTTGAATTTAATGTACTTTCCTCTGGTGAAAAGGAAGTAGTTGACATATTATTAGACTTATATCTTCGAAAGGATGACTACAACGATTCCATTTTCTTGATTGATGAACCCGAACTTCACATTAATACTGCTATTCAAAAGAAGCTGCTGCTTGAAATTAACCAATTAATAGGACCCAACTGCCAGGTATGGGTTGCAACACATAGTGTAGGTTTTCTGCGAGCCCTTCAAGTAGATTTGAAAAATGAATGTCAGATTATTCATTTTGAAGGTGATAGAAAATGGGCATCTGAAGCACAAATTTTGCACCCTATTACGAAAAGTCGCTATAATTGGAAAACCATTTTTGAAACCGCACTGGATGACCTAACTGGATTAGTTAGTCCAAAACGAATAATATACTGCGAAGGGAAAGATAAACCTGGAAAGAATGGTGAAGAGAAAGGTTTTGATGCTAAAGTTTTTAACAACATTTTCGGTGAAAAGCACCACGACACATTATTTATCTCAAGTGGTGGAAACACAGAATTAGATCAACGTAGTGAAATAGCATTGGCTATTCTAACAAAAGTTTTTTCTAATATTGAAATTTGGGTGTTGAAAGATCGTGATGTGTCTTCGGGTAAACAAAACGATGAAAACGATAGGCAAGTTTATCTCAAAACCAATTCTGAGAATTATCGTATTCTAAGAAGGTGGGAAATAGAGAATTATTTGTTTGACAAGGAAGTTTTGGAGAAATTCTGTTCGTTAAATAATCTGACATTTAATGAAGATGAATATGATAGTTTTGTTAAGGATATAATCAATCAAAATGTAAAGGATGAAACTAATAGAATCAAAAATTTTTGTGGAGTTACAACCAGTATCAACTCAGAAAAATTCAAGCTACAACTATCTGAAATAATTACGGCGGACATGGAAGTTTTTAAAGACTTTGAAGAATCAATTTTTGATCGAAAGTAA
- a CDS encoding beta-N-acetylhexosaminidase family protein translates to MKYLFLYACLIISGLLTGQAQTDQQGPFPTIAPMIYPSPVSLKVNEGAFKLGDSINLVTASGSLPETEYLVRELLKSSGVKTIKVTDHLPPVLDRTYIVMGVGDSKTVRAALDQSNVSLQEYPEGYTLTSVSQDKGALIALVGNDPDGLYYAFQSFRQLVQKDVIPNLVIQDHPSMPIRGTIEGFYGKPWSVEQRLAHLKFLSSVKANSYVYSPKDDPYARDKWREPYPSHEKKKLQQLVSASKENHVNFIYAISPGTSICFSSEDDLKAMELKFEDLRSIGVHNFYVALDDIEYTKWNCDQDKEVYGPSGEKAAGMAQAEVLNKLQENLERLDPDAEPLIMVPTEYYDAKESPYKNALMENLNPNIVIQWTGTDVVPPSISVSDAQKATKAFGRKTLLWDNYPVNDFKQTAGRLLLAPYTGREAGLSEELTGILSNPMNQEAPSRVAVTGVAAFAWNDSGYDPDRTLVYAARNLANGDKQTLEALLIFFDTQHLAPTFGSHPWQEQAPKLKSLLDGVREAIAYGDKVSRMEAIKYLKKSATEFKNAPTFIRSGVVDQAFVEESAPWLDAMELWGGALEYTAKGLEAADQGNSEARDYFKQAKEIKEQASEIESIPGATRFDGHIKIADGVLDVFINEASEFYVIDTDKGSDTNK, encoded by the coding sequence ATGAAATATCTATTTCTGTATGCCTGCCTTATCATCAGTGGCTTGCTGACAGGCCAAGCTCAAACTGATCAACAAGGTCCATTCCCAACCATAGCACCAATGATATACCCTTCGCCGGTATCCCTCAAGGTGAATGAAGGTGCTTTCAAATTAGGCGATTCGATAAACTTGGTCACGGCCAGCGGATCTCTACCTGAAACTGAATACCTGGTACGGGAATTATTGAAATCCTCCGGAGTCAAAACCATTAAGGTTACGGACCACCTGCCCCCGGTCCTGGATCGTACGTATATTGTCATGGGAGTTGGTGATTCCAAAACAGTTCGGGCTGCACTGGATCAGAGCAATGTCTCCCTGCAAGAATATCCGGAGGGATATACCCTTACAAGCGTTTCACAGGATAAAGGCGCACTAATAGCATTGGTGGGAAATGATCCCGATGGATTATATTATGCATTTCAAAGTTTTCGGCAACTAGTACAAAAAGACGTCATTCCGAACCTGGTTATCCAAGATCATCCTTCAATGCCCATTAGAGGAACGATCGAGGGTTTTTACGGAAAGCCTTGGTCTGTGGAGCAACGTCTCGCTCACCTTAAGTTCCTATCAAGTGTAAAGGCAAACTCCTATGTCTACAGTCCGAAAGATGATCCCTATGCCCGAGATAAGTGGCGTGAACCCTATCCCTCCCATGAGAAAAAAAAGCTGCAACAATTGGTGAGTGCCTCCAAAGAGAACCACGTGAACTTTATTTATGCAATCTCTCCAGGTACGTCGATCTGCTTTTCCAGTGAGGATGATCTCAAAGCCATGGAACTCAAATTTGAAGACCTACGCTCTATAGGTGTGCATAACTTTTACGTTGCTCTCGACGATATTGAATATACGAAGTGGAATTGCGATCAGGATAAAGAGGTATACGGGCCTTCCGGGGAAAAAGCAGCCGGTATGGCACAAGCAGAAGTACTGAATAAGTTACAGGAAAACCTGGAACGCCTGGATCCAGATGCCGAACCCCTTATTATGGTACCTACCGAATATTACGATGCCAAGGAAAGTCCCTATAAAAATGCTCTCATGGAAAATCTCAATCCCAACATAGTCATTCAGTGGACAGGAACGGATGTTGTGCCCCCCTCTATCTCGGTGAGCGATGCACAAAAAGCCACGAAAGCATTCGGTCGTAAAACACTTCTATGGGACAACTATCCCGTAAATGACTTTAAGCAGACCGCAGGTCGTTTGTTGCTTGCACCTTACACCGGACGCGAAGCGGGACTCTCAGAAGAATTAACAGGGATCCTTTCCAATCCCATGAATCAGGAAGCCCCTAGCCGTGTTGCGGTCACGGGAGTAGCGGCCTTTGCTTGGAATGATAGCGGTTACGATCCCGATAGGACATTAGTTTACGCTGCTCGAAATCTTGCAAATGGGGATAAACAGACACTTGAGGCCTTACTTATTTTCTTTGACACACAGCACCTGGCTCCCACATTTGGCAGTCACCCTTGGCAAGAACAGGCTCCTAAGCTAAAATCGTTGCTTGATGGTGTAAGGGAAGCAATTGCATATGGTGATAAAGTTTCTAGGATGGAAGCTATAAAATATCTAAAAAAATCCGCCACCGAATTTAAAAATGCACCAACTTTCATCAGATCAGGTGTTGTTGATCAAGCATTTGTGGAAGAATCTGCTCCATGGCTAGATGCCATGGAACTTTGGGGAGGAGCCCTGGAATATACGGCAAAAGGACTTGAGGCTGCAGATCAAGGAAATTCCGAAGCTCGTGATTATTTTAAACAAGCCAAAGAAATTAAAGAGCAGGCTTCTGAAATTGAAAGCATCCCCGGTGCGACCAGATTTGATGGACACATAAAAATTGCTGATGGTGTGCTTGATGTTTTTATAAATGAGGCCTCTGAATTTTATGTAATAGACACGGACAAAGGTTCAGATACTAATAAATAG